A portion of the Polaribacter cellanae genome contains these proteins:
- a CDS encoding helix-turn-helix domain-containing protein produces the protein MELGKRIKQLRQDAGLSQQEFADYTGFSVSYIQKFEEGKREMKTNHLIRFSKVLKLKPFDIINTESTNLEYRPGDKSAFSMTNIEYREKQESHKVFENEIIESISSDFFNIIELENIMDDKIKFKNPVENIVISKGTDVEDAVKVIRKKWKLGKNPIYDVIHLLENKGVKIFEVEKPNSFVAFSGWAGEVPIIVLNAINPDVARRRFTTLHELAHLILDFDIDDHKKIERFCDHFAGAMLLFEDVLYDHFNNERNGITLEELKSIKAAYGISILAIIIRALTLKIIDWDTYHSWKEKYDQWRENDDTSFGEYNGVEKPKRFFSLLAKGLNMDNQEGKSLLSPTKAAELSNMTIKDINARFGGKNFMRN, from the coding sequence ATGGAACTTGGAAAAAGAATAAAACAGTTACGGCAAGATGCAGGTCTATCCCAGCAGGAATTTGCCGATTATACGGGGTTTTCAGTTTCTTATATCCAAAAATTTGAAGAAGGAAAGCGAGAAATGAAAACAAACCATTTAATACGTTTTTCTAAGGTTTTAAAATTAAAGCCATTCGATATTATAAATACCGAAAGTACTAATTTGGAATATCGCCCTGGCGATAAGTCTGCCTTTTCAATGACCAATATTGAGTATCGTGAAAAACAAGAGTCGCATAAGGTCTTTGAAAATGAAATCATAGAAAGTATTTCGAGTGATTTCTTTAACATTATAGAACTGGAAAATATAATGGACGATAAAATCAAGTTCAAAAATCCAGTAGAGAATATTGTGATAAGCAAAGGCACCGATGTTGAAGATGCAGTTAAAGTAATTCGTAAAAAATGGAAACTTGGGAAAAACCCAATTTACGATGTGATTCATCTATTGGAAAATAAAGGTGTTAAAATCTTTGAGGTTGAAAAGCCAAATAGTTTTGTTGCGTTTTCGGGTTGGGCAGGTGAAGTCCCTATTATTGTCCTTAACGCAATAAATCCAGATGTAGCTAGAAGGCGTTTTACCACGTTACACGAACTGGCTCATTTAATTCTTGATTTTGATATTGATGACCATAAAAAAATCGAACGCTTTTGTGACCATTTTGCAGGAGCGATGCTTCTTTTTGAAGACGTACTTTATGACCACTTTAATAACGAAAGAAATGGAATTACTCTTGAGGAATTAAAAAGTATCAAAGCTGCATACGGAATATCCATTTTGGCTATCATAATTCGTGCGCTTACCCTCAAAATAATTGATTGGGACACCTATCACTCGTGGAAAGAAAAATATGACCAATGGCGAGAAAATGATGACACTTCATTTGGTGAGTATAATGGTGTTGAAAAGCCAAAACGGTTTTTTAGCCTGTTGGCCAAAGGACTAAATATGGATAATCAAGAAGGTAAGTCCCTTTTGTCGCCAACGAAAGCGGCAGAATTATCGAATATGACTATAAAAGATATTAATGCCAGATTTGGCGGAAAAAATTTTATGCGAAACTAG
- a CDS encoding nucleotidyl transferase AbiEii/AbiGii toxin family protein, whose amino-acid sequence MSDFIGLTDEQKTRIFTQTGVRTGLPAFAVEKDWWVTEMLRIVFSLSYAEAFVFKGGTSLSKGYGLIERFSEDIDLAVDRAFFDMGGELSRTQIKKLRKKSAHFISTELVGNFAEAIKKRKLPIASLGVEPFEDSDTDPLRIYVTYNPLTKQSDYLRPRVLLEISCRSLREPCEDVPIQSLVDREFASETFANPTFPVKTVEPQRTFLEKIFLLHEEWQKNNIRVDRLSRHLYDLERLMDTEHATRALKNKELFYHIAEHRSTFSPLKGVNYASHKPKLIQIVPPDAVIKDYENDYNVMQENMFVGESLSWDAILKRLTQLQERIRGLDW is encoded by the coding sequence ATGAGTGATTTTATAGGCCTTACGGATGAACAAAAAACAAGAATTTTCACCCAAACAGGTGTAAGAACCGGACTTCCGGCATTTGCTGTTGAAAAAGATTGGTGGGTCACCGAAATGCTTCGCATTGTTTTTTCGTTGTCTTATGCAGAGGCCTTTGTGTTTAAGGGCGGAACTTCTTTGAGTAAAGGTTATGGCTTGATAGAACGGTTTTCCGAAGATATAGATTTAGCTGTTGACCGAGCTTTTTTTGATATGGGTGGGGAATTGTCCAGAACTCAAATCAAGAAACTTAGAAAGAAAAGTGCCCACTTTATCAGTACTGAATTAGTTGGAAATTTTGCTGAAGCAATAAAGAAAAGGAAGCTTCCAATAGCATCGTTAGGTGTTGAGCCTTTTGAAGATTCGGATACCGACCCCTTACGTATTTATGTGACTTATAACCCATTGACAAAGCAAAGCGATTATCTAAGACCAAGGGTGCTTTTGGAAATCAGTTGTAGGTCGCTTCGCGAACCCTGTGAGGACGTACCTATACAATCCCTCGTGGACCGAGAGTTTGCGTCCGAGACTTTTGCCAATCCAACCTTTCCAGTAAAAACGGTAGAACCACAACGAACGTTTCTGGAAAAAATCTTCCTATTGCACGAAGAATGGCAAAAAAACAATATTAGAGTAGATAGACTAAGTAGGCATCTCTATGATTTAGAACGTTTAATGGATACTGAACACGCAACAAGAGCTTTAAAAAATAAAGAATTGTTTTATCACATCGCAGAGCACAGAAGTACTTTCTCGCCATTAAAAGGTGTAAATTATGCCAGTCACAAACCAAAATTGATTCAAATAGTCCCGCCAGATGCAGTAATTAAAGACTATGAGAATGACTATAATGTGATGCAAGAAAATATGTTTGTTGGCGAATCCCTAAGTTGGGATGCTATTCTAAAACGCCTAACGCAATTGCAGGAAAGAATTAGAGGGCTGGATTGGTAG
- a CDS encoding DUF6088 family protein, protein MKSIKEKIKDEIKAGNRGKIVLPSDFEIKYGVENTKKSLLRLTNEGFLERLARGIYLYPERDELLGVLYPDIETIAEEIALRDNARIIPTGIQALNLLGLSTQVPLNAVFLTDGSPRTISIGKRKIKFKKASPKNLAAKGRLSGLAIQALKEIGKEKVSQDEIIKIKEQLKKEEPENLYHDMKLAPSWIADILGDLLRYYYE, encoded by the coding sequence TTGAAGTCAATAAAAGAGAAAATAAAGGACGAAATTAAAGCAGGGAACAGGGGTAAGATAGTGTTGCCGTCAGACTTTGAGATTAAATATGGTGTAGAAAACACCAAGAAATCTTTATTGCGACTTACCAATGAAGGCTTTCTGGAACGTTTGGCGCGCGGTATTTACCTATATCCCGAACGAGATGAACTTTTAGGGGTGCTTTATCCCGATATTGAAACTATCGCGGAAGAAATCGCCCTTCGAGATAATGCACGTATCATTCCAACAGGAATCCAAGCCTTAAACCTGCTAGGACTTTCAACACAAGTTCCGCTGAATGCCGTTTTTCTAACTGATGGCTCGCCTCGAACAATTAGCATCGGTAAACGTAAAATAAAGTTTAAAAAGGCCAGCCCAAAAAATCTGGCAGCCAAGGGAAGACTGAGTGGTCTCGCCATACAGGCACTAAAGGAAATAGGAAAAGAAAAAGTGTCACAAGACGAAATTATTAAGATTAAAGAACAACTGAAAAAAGAAGAGCCAGAAAACCTATACCACGATATGAAACTTGCGCCATCGTGGATAGCTGATATTTTGGGGGATTTACTTCGATACTATTATGAGTGA